In Ptychodera flava strain L36383 chromosome 17, AS_Pfla_20210202, whole genome shotgun sequence, one genomic interval encodes:
- the LOC139115955 gene encoding uncharacterized protein yields the protein MASHPTPDWEHAVFLGNINRELEPIEVKDRILQLLLFLGVTVVNSDLEVRYSKNSGAYIAFINLGRRDQQRYVYDRLSGQSVRLVDELVQDGRRLKVDFYRKLDDRRSGTIDSIGQNQNQNQGQIRHPNLTHVQTENQAHTTNLPEINSTTQDLSLQVQGHSIQMESRVNQSIPYEPRQRIARGGLSSSRDRSGSSSRDHPGASTRDQPGSNSRNSPSQVAVQAPSRSSPPSGHNQVQSGNTVDARVNEVTEVDIHQESRSQQLGVSSHRDRPEGGNAISENDEDPSGAGSTQLATIPQTIDNNVQIPNVSTPLTRDQANHDQSSKRQQKRRKRRRVRASNQQRHMQSSDSDSDDRLSTGTFTLEESESFLNKTYTLENDQSLPSNSHASATSNTSKPNVVTATNRPPSRLPRLKNRPPKTENPVGLKKLELSRMEAPNIHVSQQVLPKRSVSPDKRPPTRANSRPLKSTEKSFAVGQKLGNESRHLEYKAGGGEYLKKIFKEHIGKYVCAFLNSEGGTLMIGVADDGTVQGVHCDQIREDRVRRDIDSVIRNFKPQVFTEMYTVDFVPVRNQRSGPLKVIKITVNGGISDNLYESDKGEVYLRRDGSVQGPLKAHEIKEWCRLHHQKEIEAMKQRERDLQQEVELQKEVESKLRMDLNKQQKSKVCTIL from the exons ATGGCGAGCCACCCTACTCCAGACTGGGAGCATGCTGTGTTTCTTGGCAACATCAACCGTGAACTTGAACCCATTGAGGTTAAAGACCGGATACTGCAGTTGCTGCTGTTTCTCGGTGTCACCGTCGTCAACAGTGACCTTGAAGTGCGGTATTCTAAGAACAGTGGAGCCTACATTGCATTTATCAACTTGGGTAGACGAGACCAACAGAGGTATGTCTATGATAGATTATCAGGGCAGTCAGTCAGACTTGTAGACGAACTTGTTCAAGATGGCAGAAGGCTAAAAGTTGACTTCTACAGAAAACTAGATGACAGGAGGAGTGGAACTATTGATAGCATAGGTCAGAACCAGAATCAAAATCAAGGTCAAATCCGCCATCCAAATCTGACTCATGTTCAAACTGAGAACCAAGCTCATACTACTAACCTACCGGAGATAAATTCTACAACTCAGGATTTGTCTTTGCAAGTCCAGGGGCATAGCATTCAGATGGAAAGCCGTGTTAATCAAAGTATCCCATATGAGCCTCGTCAGAGAATTGCCAGAGGTGGTCTATCAAGTAGCAGGGATCGATCAGGGTCAAGTAGCAGAGATCACCCAGGCGCAAGTACCAGGGATCAACCAGGCTCAAATAGCAGGAATTCCCCAAGCCAGGTGGCAGTCCAGGCTCCATCAAGAAGCTCACCTCCCTCAGGTCATAATCAAGTTCAAAGTGGAAACACAGTTGATGCCAGGGTGAATGAAGTCACTGAGGTCGATATTCATCAGGAGAGTCGCAGTCAACAATTAGGTGTAAGCTCACACCGGGACAGACCAGAAGGAGGAAATGCCATTTCCGAAAATGATGAAGATCCCAGTGGCGCTGGTAGCACACAACTTGCCACAATACCACAGACCATAGACAACAATGTACAGATACCAAATGTATCTACACCACTGACCAGGGACCAAGCAAACCATGATCAGAGTTCGAAAAGACAGCAGAAGAGAAGGAAGAGACGGAGAGTTAGAGCAAGCAATCAACAGAGACATATGCAAAGCTCTGATTCTGACAGCGATGACAGACTCAGCACTGGCACTTTTACATTGGAAGAGAGTGAGTCTTTTCTGAACAAAACATACACATTGGAAAATGACCAGTCTTTGCCCAGCAACTCACACGCTTCTGCCACATCAAATACAAGCAAACCTAATGTGGTGACGGCTACAAACAGACCTCCTAGCAGACTGCCAAGACTGAAAAACAGACCCCCTAAGACAGAAAATCCTGTAGGCTTGAAGAAACTTGAACTCTCCCGTATGGAGGCcccaaacatacatgtatctcaaCAAGTGTTGCCGAAAAGGTCGGTCTCGCCAGACAAGAGACCGCCAACGAGAGCCAACTCAAGACCATTGAAAAGCACTGAGAAGTCTTTCGCAGTGGGACAAAAGTTAGGGAATGAGAGCAGGCATCTGGAGTACAAGGCAGGTGGTGGGGAATActtgaagaagattttcaagGAGCACATCGGGAAATACGTGTGTGCATTTCTGAACAGTGAAGGAGGAACTCTGATGATTGGTGTTGCTGATGATG GCACAGTTCAAGGAGTCCATTGTGATCAGATCAGAGAAGACAGAGTAAGACGAGATATAGACAGTGTCATCAGGAACTTCAAACCACAAGTCTTCACGGAGATGTACACCGTTGACTTTGTGCCAGTCAGAAATCAGAGATCAG GTCCGCTAAAAGTGATCAAGATCACAGTGAACGGTGGAATTTCTGATAATCTCTATGAAAGTGACAAGGGTGAGGTATATCTCAGGAGAGATGGCAGTGTTCAAGGACCATTGAAAGCCCATGAAATAAAAGAATGGTGTAGACTG CACCACCAAAAAGAGATTGAAGCCATGAAACAAAGAGAGCGAGACCTACAACAGGAGGTTGAACTGCAAAAAGAAGTTGAATCCAAGCTACGGATGGATCTGAACAAACAGCAGAAATCAAAAGTCTGCACTATTCTCTGA